TGACGTATATCCTCACAAATTTGTTACATAGTTTACAAACGTTAACAAGTATGGATTAGCTAAAACTCACTTTGGTGTTTAATTCTAACACAAATTCAAGTACTTTTTTCCGCACGTAACTTAGATCTGTAAAGTCACTTTTGGGTACGTTATTAAGCTATAAATTACTGAAGTTCACTTAAGCATGACTATAGTCATATATTTCGATATAACAATTTTTTATAAGAATTTACATTAAAGTGCTTTTCTAGTGAAAATCATATGTAGCAAAACTGCACTGTTCGAAATTTTAGATTATGTTTGCTCAGTAAAAAGTGGAGTAATATTAAAATCGAGAATTCATGGCAATATAAAGAATAAGTGTCCCAGTGTTAATGTGAATGGTCATCGTTTATATCAATCAGCGTCTCTGGGTTACCAATATGTACTGGTTAGGATTCACATACGAGACGAACTAGTTTCTAAATCATGCAAACCCAACTTGGTTCATGTACTCGTTTAAAGCTAATTGACTGTCTGAATATCAAAACATGGTTGGAGATCAAGAGATTTAATCGTCAAGCCATCGTAAAATTACTTGAAAACCTTTTTTACGGATACGGACTCTTAATGTAAGTTTTTTTACTACCTACATGCTAATTTTAAAGTTAGATTAGATACAAGGCCAACGTTATTTTTAGAcgccccaaatgccttggtacggccgagggtggggtaagtccgctctccttctcgaaatgctctcacaccaTGGGTGTTGTCTAAGGAATtgtgaggacgaaaagcgaatgtccggcgctttaaccgggttgatgaaTATGGAGGACccaaaccctgattccaaaccaatggtgcacatgggctccaggattctgaggaaacaaatggcgtacggaCCGATTGTTGGTCCCCGGCTACCATAggattgcatctcctgatgtttctccactgccttgtggatcagtcCTTCAAATCGAAGACTCCAAGTGCGCCTCCCCCCAAGTAGACCATCTGCTTCGTTTCGGGCACCCAGgaagtatcacagctcacacacaaatcaagtgacttgtgtggcacatatgtattcagcgcccctttgtatcaatatttatgtgttcaaataaataattttcagaCACTCATAGTTACTGAGTATGAGTTCTGTTTCTTTATAAATTTCACTTTCTAAAATAGTCGGTCTTCTAGACTTACAGGGAAAAATACAGCTGTTAGTTATAACATTTGTGAATTTATACTACTCGGTGGTGTTTCATTCCTTATGAATGTCagagtgcacatgggctccagtatcctgcgggaacaaatggtgtatgaaccaatcgttggtcaccggcttccatgggactgcatctccttacgatgctccactgccttgtggatcagaccttcaggtcgaaggcccgggcagtatcacagccctcacacatatcgaatgagatttgtgtggcgcatatatatttgttgcctccttgtaccaatatctatgtgtcaaaataaaataatgtcaGAGCGGAATTTCTGTTGATCATTCTCTTTACAATCGGGTTGTATAGATTATGATGTTCAATTGTATACGTGAAACCACACTTTAATTTTACTATTTCCACTTTGAGTTTGTGCTAACTCAAGTATTTGGATATACGCCTCTTTAGCTTAGCGTATGTTTCGTTTATTCAAGTCTAAACgatgtttaataattttgtaatttatacaGTAGGCCTGTTCAAACCAATGAATCTTACAAAAGAAGTTGATTTCGGACCGATTCGTGGAAGGGGTCTTGTTGCTGCTCAATTTATAAATCCTGAAGACATTCTTTTTTCAGAAGACCCTCTAATATGCTGTCAGTTTTCATGGAACAAGCTCTATGGATATAAAGCTTGCGATCATTGTTTATGTCCACTCGAAACATCGGAGGAGAATGCTAGAAGACTTACTAACAATCCGTCGCTTGTATTACCTTATCCAGAGGCATCATTTCACTGTAGCCAAACTGTTCACTGTCCTAATTGCTTAGCTAACTACTGTTCCCCAAACTGTCTCGAATCAGCTGCTCTTACATATCATTCTCCAATGTGTATGGCATCCATCGAAAAAGGCAAGGAAAATCCGTTAGAAAAATTAGACATAATCTGGCGACAGTCTCATTATCCTCCAGAAAGTGGTACTATCTTTTTACTCGTTCGTATTGCTTCTGCATGTCTATCAGCGTGTCTTATTGGTTCATCGACCTCACAGCATTTAGTTGAAGCACTAAGACAGTTTGTTTCTAGTACAAGTGCAATGATCAATGAAAATGCAAATGATATTCTCTATCATCAAATACTTGGTGATCAGTTTGCTACATATATCGAAGAGATTCATAGTACATTTATTGAAGTACTCTTATTTTTATGTCAAAAGTTTAGTCATGCTACATCTTATGATGAATGCATTCAAACCCTGCAAAAAGCCGGGATAAACACATTATTAGAGAAAAATCATTTTACAAGTGCTTTATGTCTGATTAGTCGTAATGGTCAAGGTATTGCAACAAGTGCTTTCAGTGTCTGGGTTAATCAGGCTGGAAAATTAGTTGATACAACAAATGAACAAACATCTAATGAATTTAATTCGTTTGTCGACCGGCTATACTCGGCAATTGATGATCACGTCGGTTCTTTTTTGGACAACGAAGGGGTCGGTTTATATTACTACCAAAGTAAGCATTTTTAGATTCGTTTTTATATTTCAGCTAAACTCTTACGGCGATTTGATGTGAATAGACTGATATGTTTTGATACTCTGTTGGGAAGTCTAGAGTTATGTTCTCGATTCGGTCTAACCTCACTTTTATTTGCCCGGTGATCACAGCAGATacaagcaatatttctaagacatctgtgatcaaatactagtaacttacgagtatcctctattcttaatggccacgtttcgcagccgtaaagtaaaacaggaCGAACTGCTGAGAGGTATACTCgttccttaattgatagacggatatctctccTTCGCCATTGGTGAcgttgacaaaagccaaacgagcgtTTTGAACCGGTTCAgaaatttcgtcagacaccaacccgtTACGGCTAATCAAACTTCCAAGATGAGTGAAGTTATCGACGCGTTCGACCATTtcacttcctatccttagttcaggtgttgatacAGGCCAGTCCCGAAGCAAAAATTTGATTTGGAGGAAGTAAAGCATCCCAaccatcctggcattgttgctcagtgctgccaaaagactgcattttaccAGCGTCTTCACCATGCAGAGCTGCATATTATAAGGCAACAAGTGGATCTTCTGGTAGGAAATTTATTCCCGAAAATTCAAATGACGAGAACGTTGtttccagcagtaggtctctgatgaaatttctcggttacggagtcaaatgctgcttttaagtcgaggaaaaccattgtcggacgccgataagcatgcatGTGCTCTACAATCTGACGAATGGCAAATATGTGGTtgatgcagccacgactaggtctgaagcctgtctgattttctcgtgtttacagttcacgagtctttgttaggcgttcgataattattgaggctagtattttaaaCGCTATATTAGTCAAGCCAACCCGTCAGTGGTTActacaggatgattttgatcctttcttatatattgggacgataagtgattgtgaccagtcagatgggataacgtctaactcctaGATCTTAGCAAAAATATTAGTCAAGCTAATCGCTGACACTGGactaccatccttaaagacttctggagttAATCTAattgctcttcctcgtttcagattagctatagccttttgaacttcaattAGAGTCGGGGGGCCTCACTTTCACTTGACTTcttagttccagtttcttttattagtctgaaagGCTGTCTGATGTTACATacagccgctgccttttccatctcttttgctttcgttgcccaccactgctcacgatcgTTCCGTAGACTTTTTGTAGCCCTAGATCTGGTTTGTTTCCCCTCTTCATCGTGTGCGGAGGCTAATTGGACGAGTTTATGAGAGTATATCAATGTAGTAGATGTCGCAGAAATCCACTAGTTTTCCGTAACCCTTTAGTTcaaatcaataatatatatcactgctgtttctatagctgttcgtatatctttccaagcaacatctaaGTCAGCCTCTTTTTCGAATTTACCTGAGTGTGATTTCAGTTGCTGCTGGAAGCTACCTTTCGCTTTTTCGTCGCTGAGTACAACTCTAATTGGTCTTCTTGATGTGGCTTTTCTGCATCTTATTAGGCACAAGCAATTGCGCTCTCGTACTAGAGAATGATCAGAGTTTAAACATATACCCCAGAACGAGCGTCAGTTTTCTATCGAGCCTCTCCAACAATGGATGATGGCAATGTGATCTGAGTCCATCGTTAGTTTGGTGCGGGGTATCGCCATGTTAGacaatgtctctccttatgcttaagaTTAGTGCTTTTTATAAATAGACGATTGTCTgaacacagttgcagcagacggtcaccattatttGTTTGCTGAGCCGGAATACCAAAATACCCACCTAGATGTtcggtttaagctacctacttgGACATTAAAGTAACCTACTACGAGTACTATATCTGAGTGTTTAGCCttttgaagaagttcagaaagctttctgcaAAAGTCATTTTTCACTTTATccgggctgcagtcagtgggagcgtaggcagaaatgacgaaaaggcaacgacttgtgtccctatccttctgaGTTCTTACAGAGCCGTTTAGCCAAATAACGCATAggcgactgttaatggggatccattCTAAAAGTGCTTGTTATGCCCAcatacttagtgctatgcccATACCAATTAGTCCACGAGAATTTGCCGTCCGGTCGCCAGATAAActgagggtgtatctcgtcggctctgCTTTGGCTAGATAAGGTCAAGTTTATGACCACATCAGGGTCCTGCATGTGGTTTTAGGAGACGCAGCATGCATCTATGTTAGGAGATTCTAGGGTCTTAGCCAAGAAGTCCTGTTGGCCTATTTGACACAGGGTACGTACGCGGAAggttccaatgtgtagtttggagcgaggtttcagtagaccttggacagtgttttgagcactagaatctttggctatggtgacacttgaggagcaAGCCAAAAGAGAAAGTTTAGTGTTGAAAGTCGATATAGGGGGAATAATCGGAATTACAgagggagattgattatgaatacagtggtgtTGAGTGCTGTTATAGGTATGAgtgtggttatcacttcccggccgCTCACATCGCGAAAGGGTTCTGGAGGTACTTGAAAAGGGAATTGGATTaggggtggtcttagtgacccgaGAGAGTTCATCGATAATTATTAGGTTTAAGAAAGAATTTTTAAGTGCAAGAAAAGTTGTTAACATCCTTATCGAAGTTACATATATGGTGGTAACTAGAATGTGCTTTTGTCTAAGTGTTTGATCTTATAGGCTGTAACTTAAACAAGCCGTAGCACTGGAAAGACAAAGAATTCCTATACGAGAAGAAATCATTAATCTATAAGGCAGTGCCcaaaggacaactgcttgaggccggtcacacagCATTTTTGTGTCAGCTCTGTacttgagaccttaccgccggagacgaaGATCCATGGTATAAGGCGAGATGTGCATTTTTCCAACCCCacccttccttgtgggaaggcagcatcgctgttatgctggttgtccgaaggaaacattttactgccgtcacacctctgtacattcagcagtacgacttcgccttcaaaccttgggtttgctgcttttagtcctACCGAACTGTCTGCAATGGTTAAACCTTGAGGAACTTTTGTTCTAGCCAATGTAGCCCAGTTGGCTCATGACGACGGTATTTTATCCTTCCCTACCTAGCAGTATTTGAACGTAGAAGTTTGATATGTGGATTGTTAAGTCCATGAATATTTAAGTATAAATACGGATCAGTGCCAGAAAGAAATCAGTGTAGTATACAACTTTCGTATATTCCCTATCACTGAATACTAATTTCTAGTTTGCTATATTCTAAGGCTTGATCGTCATTACTTTTTCTTCTTTGCCTCTTAGGTCGGATTAATCATAGTTGTTCACCGAATGCAATAATTCGTTTCAGTGGAGTCAATAGTCGATTATCTGTGGTTGCATTGACACCGATTCAAGAAGGTGAAGAAGTCACTATCTCCTATTTGGATCATTGTCTACAATCACGTGGTCGTCACACAAGACGTAAATACTTATCatcaaattatttgttttgGTGCGATTGCCCTAAGTGTGAAATGGAAAAGATTGATGGTGCATTAAGCGTGACATCCTCATCTGAAGACGATGAAGATGGTGATGACTATTGTACTCAACAAGACAAATGTGAATAATTTCATGAAAACTCGTCATACCCTCCCACCCAACCACTCACCCTCAATACACATGAAATAAGCTATTTTGACAAATTCTTTGTATGATAATTtgtgtaaaataaaatttaaatcatgaatAATCCTTTTGGTAATTGTTCTTGCTCTGTTACGTTGTTATTGATTGACTGAACAATTGTTTGATAAAGATATCTGTGTCCAGCTCAAACTAAAATAGACGTGAAGTAGAATACCAGTCTCTTTACAGATTGTCAAAATTTAAGCGTTTGCACGACTGAGAAAGTCACGTAGCTAACTCTTAATTTAACTCTTTTTCGTCATTAGTTAGTCACTATTGAAAATTATCTCTGAACATGGGTAATTCTAAACAAATCAAGAATTAATATTACCATTAAGTCAGAAGTGAAATCAGTCTTAATCCACATTTACTATGCACGACAAACATTGTGAAACGTAGAAAATTATGACAAGAACCAACTCAGATTGCTTTTATTTAAAGACTGGACGAAAAACAGTTCAGTATTTATGCCTCCCTCTTAATTGTAGTATACCAAGACAAACGTTTGCATAAATTCTAGAAGGGAAGGTCAATAGAGCCATGGGCTAGTAGCTAAGGTGTTCAACCTTCAGCCATCAAGTCCCGGGTTCAAACCCCACCCCATCTGCTCCTCTTTGGCAACCAGGTTGTAAAATAAGCCTTCACATTTAAAGTATGCCTGATACCCAAGAAATGAGAACCAAACCCTTTTTCAAAAAATGACACTAATGTATAGCTTTGGCTTAACGGCTAAAACACTCGGTGTTAGATTTATGTTTTATAACTGTATTACTCATGGGTAACGCGTTTTTACGTCACAATCCTCTTTCGTACGCTTCATCGAATAATCGTGAACTAACTGTTCTCTTATTGGTCGATACACATTTTGCACGTCCAGCCATATTGAACTAGTCACGTTTTGCTCGTCTATGCTAAGTTTATCACCCTCAATGTGATTTCTAAattaaactaattatttttttgttttagtaccatttattatttgtatgtATTCATACATAAATATTCCTATAAGTCAAGACAGTTTTCTTACGTTAACCAACCTCGGATTTGTTATTCTGGCTAATCTGACGCTCAGTTTTTAACCAACAAGGTACAGGTTTGAAATTAAGCTTTATCTGATTGAGTCTCGGTAGCCAGGTTCTATCATTAGCCCTCATATAGACAGCATGACTTTGCGTTTCAAATACATAGACTTAGACTTGGTAAGAATAATTTAGATTAATTAAGTACTATAACCGAACTATGGTCCATTTGTGATTAGAAATACTAATTTTAATTACCATATTGGGGATTAAGACAAGCACGTTATTATACAACCAGATTTTACAACGGTTTTGTAATATAAACATGCAAATTACTCGATTAAATAGTAGTAAACTGATACATTCGGGGATATCTGCTTGACTATAAGCCATAAAATCTTGTCGAAACTTTTGTTTTTACTTTATTCTTAAGGTTTATCTTCATGTTCATGGGACCTATATTTCTTGACTGGTAAATTCTACATATGATTCCCGTTACTTTATAGACAAATTGATCTCTTTAGTATGCAAAACTTATTGAAGACAGAAATCACAAATGACATAGATAAATCTAAACAAAGAAGTGTATGCAAATCAAATATGTTGTTTGATACTGTTTTTATATAGATGCAGTTTGATGTTGTTTGTGTTAGTACCCAGCAACAGTGAAATCTAAACTGGCTTCTGGGAATCTTCTCGTCTTTACATCTGTACGTTAATCAGTGCTGCCTCTTTCTCCTTGAGACTAAAACAACCTATACCAATTGATATAGGGGCTTGTAGAGATTGAATTTTTATGGTTTGCACCACTGATTGATCTTAGTTACACAACCAGTATTCACTGGACAGCTATTTCATCGTAGTATAAAACTCCTTAACAATGCCCATTCAATACCTCGAGTGGGatcaaatccaggaccttctGGTCcgaacctttagaccactgagccgacatctgACGGTTTGTATATCTAACTTTGGTTAATTCATAATATTGCGCGATTACCTCCCATTGTTTTTTTGGTTAACTGCCTTTCtctcacggcttctcactagaacttcggtaACTACCTCTCAAATATGGTCATTAGTGAATATTTGGTTACAGTTGCATTACAGGTTTGTAGCGATTGTTGAATTTTCTTAGTTTTCATCACGTATCTGAAAGACTTGGGCTCGATCGTCAGTGGAATCGTGGATATACACTGTTGATGAGTCTCATACTATGACGGAACAGTTATCCAGTTTCAATGCCTTCTTATTTTTCAGCGGTTGTATAACTTTTACATAAACTCTGATTACACAGATCGAGTCAAACATACTTAATGTAACTGATTGACAAAGTGGATAGTGTATTAGTCGACACTTCAGCAAATAAGAGAATGGTATAGGTCGCTTTTAATATTAGGAGGGGACTAGACAAATATTCCTACTTATATCAAAACCCCTTATAAGTTTATAGACCTAGCACACTCCCACATCTGGTCAGCAGGTTTTTTCCAAGCATGACACAACTAATCGGTTACTGGGTCGAATTCTAGAAAGTTCTGAGCTTTCATTTCTTACTAGTTTGAACTCATCATTATTAAAGTATATTTGTAACCTTGATTGAACCGATGttcctcgtgggattcgaaatAGTGCCGTAATTGAGGATGTCACCGTTAAGCTGTTCTGAGAATAACTGATCTGTCAAACTTTGATGTTGAGTCACCTAAAAGTGATAGCTGCACTTCAACTCCACCTGTAGAATTTAATCACTACCTAAAGACTACAATGCAGGATTCGGCATTATTCAGTGACAAACTGGTTTACCTAATAGTTTTCCGGCTTAgttaaaaaatttatttggCTTAGATTTCTATTTAACAAAATGATTCTATAATGAGAGTACTTTCTATTTCAATTTCTTCTTAGTGTGAACGCCTGTTCTGTTGTTTCCGTAGTTCCGACGTCGACGACAACGACAATTCACAGATCCGTTATGAATCCTACTCGGAACGTGGCGGTGGTGGGGGACCCGTAGACTTAGAGACTCGTAGACGATTACAAGTAGAAGCCATCGAACGCCGATTAGCTGAAAGTGAATCACGTGGGATTGGAGATCTTGCAAAAGTTAGAAGAAAACAAGAACGTATTGAAGAGTTAGAAAAGAAACAGTATAGTGATAAACCATCAGATAATACATTACGATGGAATGTCAGTTAGTTGGACtgtataaaattatattattcactTCGTTTCTTTCTGAATTCTTGTAAGTAGATCATGATGTTATACTCTTCTAAAATTATTGTTGAAgtacattcattattatttatgctGCATAATAATATTTTGTCAAATAATGGTCTTTTAATCAAGTTTCTTTTTCGAAAATTTAtacataatttcattatttaataataaatcaactTTTTATTAATTGGACTAACCAACTTATTGAAATTTTCACATTGACTATAATTCGTGTCACGTGATTAGGTAATGCCAACGTTATAAAACAGATATCGActtaatttgtaaaaaaaaatttgGCAACCACTAACTTTTGATTTTAGTTGTTTAAAGACATTTCACTCCCTACGAAAGCTGAAGATAATCTGTACTGTCCTAATAAGGAGGAGTCTTACTCCCGAATAAAGCATTTTTCTAGTACTTCCTAGTATTTTAGTTAAATTCCATTCTCAACAACCACTTGATTTACTTTTATTTCCAAATCATGACTTTAAGTTATAGTGGTATTCAACTCCTGTGAACCGAAATATGTATCATTCCTTCTTTTATCAAATTTGTTTTCGAATTTAGTGTTGGTGGATTTTACGCGCATATCAAAAGTATTGTCAGATTCTCTAGAATAATGTACTGAAGGTTGTCTTGGCTTTTCAAACATGTAACTCTATATACCTACATAACTGGTTTTTACCTATTAATTTGAGAATTCAAGTTGATTTCGCCCATTTTGATTCATTTGACGTATTAGTATCGAAAAAGCCTTTACACAATAAGTCTATGTGAAACTTTATTGCACGTATAAATAGATACTATGATTTTCCAAATGCGTTGCTCTCTACTTTTGTTTTACAATTTAAAAGTATTTCATATTAAGAATTATATTCAGTCCGATTTCATGGTGGAGTAAAGTGGTTTTGTATCTAATAGTCATCTAATTGGTTGCTTAATTGATGCACGATTTGGTGAATTGTAGGGCTTAAACTAATTTGTGGATATCTCACTGACTTGATTGAATGAGAACTTTGCACTGAAGTGGCTTAACTGGCTGACGTTAAActaaaaaatttattcatatgtaATTTAAGTATGAAAACAAGAATCCTGTTCTTATGGATAAATCTTTCCTGATTGCTACCTGACGCCATATGTCATAAGTCTATTTAGTTTTTGAGTAAGTGAAATCAAGTTTCTGTAGGTATTTATGATTAGTTTAAGACATATTAGTTCATTTCAGATAGTCAATTTAGGACTTCATAACTTTCTGAATATTCTTCGTTTAACAACTTTGCTCCTTCCTAGTTTGACCTCACCTTGTATAATTTTGCTCTTTGTAAACTACTTCTAACTTATACCCTGCAAACGAACGATCTCATTTTATGGTCAATATATTTGATTATCTGTGAAACAATCGGATTTCTAAATATATGTTTACCCAACTTTATTAAATGGTAGACGGATCTTTTGGTACTCTCAATTATGTATTTTGACATCTTTCAATATCCCACTAGGAATTTTTATTACTTTGAAAATAAAGTACAACTCCACTCTTATTTAAAGATGAGTTTACAAGCTGAATTAAAGTTTAATTTCTTTCACTTCAAAAGTTGAAAGTAGGCATCAAATCTGATAAATTTATGTAATCAAACTTTCAGTAAATGTTAGAGGCCGATATTAGGTGGGTGGATTTAGTTGACGGGAAACCAACCGAGGATTCGTACTAATTATATTCTCTGTTATTTGTACATATAAAAAAATTGGTATGTTAGAAAAGTGATCATGTCTATTAAACATATTTCGTACAATTAGTTGTATCTCAAAAATCTACTTACTAAAACAGTCATATACATGagcagagatagatggtggctagcagtggaatctaggacgcgcgtttcgtcctaattgggactcgtcaactggatagtAGTAGTTCTTTGACTACATTATCCTGTACTAGAAAAGTTATGTTTAGATATGTAAGTCAGACTACACGTTTTAGAAATACTCTGTCATATATTCAAAACAAGAAATTCCTTTCGTTCTGTTTAATTGTGGTTGATTTTCTTATTATGGAAATCGGTAATTATCGTGTCTGTCTATTGACTTTGCTATTTATCACACGTGAGGCCAGGATCTTTTACATAACATACAGTGACCAATGAACAGCGATCAACATCTTAACGTCTAATGGTCCACGATATCCCCCTAACGCAGTGTTCAATCGGAAGACAACGTTAACAAGCGTTTATATGCTCAGTTGTTTTGTTATCACTATAACTCAACACATATAATAATAACGAGTTGATTCCTGACCACACAACaatatgaatagaaaattatgatttactcCATAAGTAAAAGAGGGTTAGTTAACGGGTCCGTAATTAATTAAGGTTGACTTAGAGGAAATAGAACATGTAATAACATTATAGCCCcctaatgccctggtatggccgagagcggggtgggttcgccctccctctcgaaatactctcacacggccacgcgtatacagcctctgacagggaagtcctactcactgccttctcgtggcgggggtgttgtttacgaaaatgagaggacgaaaagcgaatgtccggcgctttaaccggatcacaaaccaatggtgcacatgggcaccagtatcctgcgggaacaaatggcgtatgaaccaatcgttggtcaccggctaccatgggactgcatcttcttacgatactccactgccttgtgggttagacctttaggtcaaaggctcggggtgtggccccctaagataaccacctgcttcggtctgggcacccgggcagtatcgcagcccaaacgcaattaatgaactgaactgtTTATGATCATGGAAACTAATTCTCTTGCTTCGA
The genomic region above belongs to Schistosoma haematobium chromosome 2, whole genome shotgun sequence and contains:
- the SMYD5 gene encoding SET and MYND domain-containing protein 5 (EggNog:ENOG410V5ZU~COG:B), which translates into the protein MFNNFVIYTVGLFKPMNLTKEVDFGPIRGRGLVAAQFINPEDILFSEDPLICCQFSWNKLYGYKACDHCLCPLETSEENARRLTNNPSLVLPYPEASFHCSQTVHCPNCLANYCSPNCLESAALTYHSPMCMASIEKGKENPLEKLDIIWRQSHYPPESGTIFLLVRIASACLSACLIGSSTSQHLVEALRQFVSSTSAMINENANDILYHQILGDQFATYIEEIHSTFIEVLLFLCQKFSHATSYDECIQTLQKAGINTLLEKNHFTSALCLISRNGQGIATSAFSVWVNQAGKLVDTTNEQTSNEFNSFVDRLYSAIDDHVGSFLDNEGVGLYYYQSRINHSCSPNAIIRFSGVNSRLSVVALTPIQEGEEVTISYLDHCLQSRGRHTRRKYLSSNYLFWCDCPKCEMEKIDGALSVTSSSEDDEDGDDYCTQQDKCE